GGGGACGACGCTATCAGTACATGGTGGTGCTCGACGCCGACAGCATCATGGCGGGATCGACGATCGTGCAGCTAGTCGCGCTGATGGATGGCCACCGCGAGGTCGGCATCATCCAGACGCTCCCGGTGCCCGTGAACAAGGCATCGCTGTTCGCCCGCGCCCGACAATTTTCCAGCCGTTTGTGCGGCCCGGTATGCGCCGCCGGGCTGCATTACTGGCAACTCGGGGACGGCGTGTATTGGGGGCACAATGCGATCGTCCGCGTGGAGCCGTTCATGGCATCCTGCGGCCTGCCCCGGCTGCCGGGGACCCCCCCTCTCGGCGGGCAGATCATGAGTCATGATTTCGTCGAGGCCGCGTTGATCCGCCGGGCCGGTTGGACGGTGTGGCTCGCCTATGATCTGGAGGGCAGTTATGAGGAAGTGCCGACCACGATTCCAGACCATCTCAAACGTGACCGCCGCTGGTGCAGGGGCAACCTGCAGCACGCGAGGTTGCTGTGGCTTCCGGGACTGTCGGTCGGGCATCGTCTCCATTTGCTGTTCGGCATCAGCGCGTACCTGATGGCCCCGCTGTGGATGATGTTCCTCGCCGCGGAGATGGTGATCGCGGCGGCGGGCCCGCATCTGCGAAGTGGCAGCGTTGCGGTGACGGGCGCGTCGCTGCATGCGGATTGGGCGATCCGGCTCTTCGGCGCGACGTTTGCGATGCTGCTCCTGCCCAAGATCCTGGCGCTCGCCCTCGTTCTCGGAGACAGCGCCGCCGTGCGGCGGTTCGGCGGGCGGGTCGGGTGCGTTCTCAGCGTCGTTTTGGAACTCTTCATCTCCGCGGTTGTGGCGCCGACGGTCATGGTCAGCCATACCTGGTTCGTCATTTCCATCCTCGCGGGTGCGCGGGTGGGGTGGGCATCGCAGCGGAGGCGTGATTATGCGCTGACGTGGCCGGACGCCTGGCGCGGTCAGTGGGGCGTGACGGCGTTCGGGATCGTCTGGCTCGTGGTTGCGGCCCGGATGCAATTTCCTGTGATGGTCGAATGGCTGGCGCCGATGCTGTCGGGACTACTGTTGGCGGTACCCGTGTCGGTCTACTCCAGCAGCGCCGGAGTGGGCGCTTTGGCCAGGGAGTGGGGGTTGTTTCTCACTCCGGAAGAGAGGAAGCCGCCTCTGGTGCTCCGTCAACTCCGGCACGCACTCGAGAGCCGCCCGCCCCAGCGAACGAACCCCGAACTGTCATGGGGCAATACCTTCGCGCGGACCGTCGTCGATCCGTATGTGAACGCCCATCACATCTGGCAGATGATGTTCCGGGCGGAGGACCGCGCCCCGAGCGCCGGCGG
This genomic window from bacterium contains:
- the mdoH gene encoding glucans biosynthesis glucosyltransferase MdoH yields the protein MPDPVVIGSPGWEALARRRRMSLGALVILPAAAAGWAFTQSLPPSLPWVPLVGLGLLFSTLFAWISWGAWTAIAGYLVLRQSHHRTSPAPVATADEASPDDRGRTVIAFPICDEDVDRVFAGVRATYQSVAATGRLERFEFYILSDSHDPDTWIAEEASWARLCRGVDGFGRIYYRRRPGPTGGKAGNLAEFCRGWGRRYQYMVVLDADSIMAGSTIVQLVALMDGHREVGIIQTLPVPVNKASLFARARQFSSRLCGPVCAAGLHYWQLGDGVYWGHNAIVRVEPFMASCGLPRLPGTPPLGGQIMSHDFVEAALIRRAGWTVWLAYDLEGSYEEVPTTIPDHLKRDRRWCRGNLQHARLLWLPGLSVGHRLHLLFGISAYLMAPLWMMFLAAEMVIAAAGPHLRSGSVAVTGASLHADWAIRLFGATFAMLLLPKILALALVLGDSAAVRRFGGRVGCVLSVVLELFISAVVAPTVMVSHTWFVISILAGARVGWASQRRRDYALTWPDAWRGQWGVTAFGIVWLVVAARMQFPVMVEWLAPMLSGLLLAVPVSVYSSSAGVGALAREWGLFLTPEERKPPLVLRQLRHALESRPPQRTNPELSWGNTFARTVVDPYVNAHHIWQMMFRAEDRAPSAGGSLVERALQTDPIALDPEEQAAFLDDPDSLARLHLAVWSAPEAIARRWWAHALRPDQHIS